The DNA sequence tatgattataataaattttaatttaaattaaataattttaattaaataaatatatatacaaatcagctcctataattttaaaaaaataaatttaaactctaaaaatataatagaatCCAACGAAATTAAACTTTGAAAGAGTCAAGCATGctcaaattaaattcaattctcTTACATTAAGCTCAATCTCTTTAATGAATTTGTTGATAAGTATGCTCAACGAGTCCGTTTATGAATCTATTcaagaatttaaaaataatcaagctcatgaattttaataaactaaatattatataattcaaactcaatttttttattaaataaatttaaaaattgagtttaaatttGACTTATTTCGAAGAGTTTAGAGctataaactttttatttaataagaatcaaatagtttataaataatatagctCAATAATACTTGTGTGGAACTAGGGAGGAACAAGGGGAGCCTTGGCCTCCAAACTgcccaaaaatatttttatatatattcttatatatataatttttaattattttacataggctcctctaaaattaataataaaattaaaataagtgaataatatgaattttagtttttaaaaaatattttaataaattaatgacATCTTTTTTTTTGTATTGAATCCATAGTAAATCAAgtctatataaaattttatattatttttattcatttagaCTATTATATAGGTATGTGTCGTtcttctaaaaaaaatttataattttgtctCTAGAAATAATTtggtataaaatttaaaaacatataatacataataaattaattttttgactgTTACTTATTATAAGGAATGAAGCTTAGCACAACAATATTTACATATTTCTCGATCCACCATTATTTTATcgaatttaaataattgaatagTTTTTCTGAAATATGATACATTAAtagtaatataatttattttctcattcatttatgaTAATACTTACTTAAATAGTatggtaaaaaaatatttttattttttatttttttaataatattataatttttttattccacAGTTTACAAATCAATATACTCATGATTTAATTAAAGTTATTGTTTcagtattgatttttttttaataatattataatttttttattccacAATTTACAAATCAATATACTCATATTGTTTcagtattaaatttatatatttagagTGGTATACTTTTAACATTTCtactttttaatgaaatttttttaaaacatattatatattttttaataaaaatatattatataatgataaataaaataaattcccATTGAAAACTTATCCTCCTCTACTTTCCAGCGGGAAAGTCCCCTTGATTTTCCACAGGACGGGAACGGAAAAAACGTTATCCACCTGATGCGTCCCATTTCTATTGTGATcgtgagattttttttaaaaaaccatTATAAAAGGTAGTTATTTTTTCgttataaattcaaatttttatttaaatatatttttttaaaattcgaaTAAATACACTTTTCTCAAAATCCGAGAATACAAAGGTAGGAACAGCAGCCAGCACATATTATGGTGTCAGTTCATTGTATTTATCTTCCGATTGCAATTGCATCCGTTCGATCAAGCCCTCATCTAACGGGACACATTTCTCCACGCTTCTAGTACATCTTCCTTTGATTCACTCAATTCCTCATGGCTCATATATCTCCACGATTACCCTCTCTTCCCCGTTCGATCCAAATGTAATCTAACGGCTGAAAATCTCTCTGCACTGCACACTTCTCTCTGCAATCCTTCCGCTTGACATTAATATCCCGCTCTTTTTCTCTGTCCAAAGGCCACAAAAATTTTTCTTCCTCCATCGGAGAAATGCAAGAACAAGCGACGAGTTCGATTGCAGCCAGTTCTCTGCCGTCCAGCAGTGATAGATCTTCGAGTTCTGCTCTTCAACTTGAAGTCAAAGAAGGTACGATCTCTCTTTGGTGCTGCTTTTATGAAAAATACTCATCTTACCTTTGCGGATTAGTAATCTGTTTTAGTTTCTTACTCCCATGAGTTCTCGAATTTTCTTTCTGAGTTTTGAATTAACCTAAGATTTTATATACTTTGCATTCATGATCTCATTCTCATCACATGGTATGTCGCAATTTATCCATCTGGGTTCCGGAGAGCTATGCGTTTTCTTTACTTCTCTACTGTTGCAttgttttctattaaaaaatattgctGATTAAACATGTGATTCAAGGGATGGAGAGCGACGAGGAAATTAGGAGAGTGCCGGAGATCAGCGGTGAACCAGCTGGAGCTTCAGCCTCCGGTAGAGACGGCGGTTCAGTTGCGGGTGCAGAACGAGCACAGGCTCCAGGGGAAGGTCAGAGTCAGAGAAAGAGAGGAAGGAGCCCAGCTGACAAAGAGAACAAGCGGCTAAAGAGGTAAGGCATTTGATTTTACCGTTTTGCCCCACCATTGTAGCCGTTCCCATGTGGGGCCAAGCCAACCTAAGAGATGAAGGATTTTAGGTGTCATGCACTATTCTTacaaagaggaaaaaaaaatgaacatTAGGTTGCTGAGGAACAGAGTTTCAGCCCAACAAGCAAGGGAGAGGAAGAAGGCATACTTGAATGAATTGGAAACAAGAGTCAAAGACTTGGAAAAGAAAAACTCTGAGCTTGAAGAGAGGCTTTCCACGTTGCAGAATGAAAATCAGATGCTTAGACAAGTACGTCATTTTCACATTCAGTATTTTTTGGCTGCATACATTTATGGGTTAAATAATTATACTTTTAGTCGTAAAAATTCAGAGGGCGAGTATCCCACATTAGTAGATATAAGAGAAATGCTATAGATTTTCACTGTTTGTCCAATACTCTCAATCCTATGGGAATACaagtataataattattacttgAATAGCAAAACTGTAATAAATACTTTTAACCAAACCAATAGAGCAGAGAGCGTTGGATGTCCAATATGATTGTCCTTAacatttctaataaatataaattaaataactatATCAAGTGCCTACTGAATTTTTGTGTAAAGATCAAAGGTTAATCGATGTATTTAGCCGTATTTTCTCATGGTTGTTCAATTAATCATGCATGTCACATGCTTATTCGTTTTACAACTACCAGCCCAGCTATCTTTGTTAGGAATTATGTGCATAATCAACGTTTGCTTTTCAAAGTTAGCAAAGGGGAAGGGGGAAAGTATAAGCaataaagggaaaaagaaaggtCATGGGCTTATCATTGATGGGGTATGTGGGTGAGCCCACATCCTTCATGACTGATGTTTTGTTTGATACTATTTGTTTCTGTAGCTATTCAAAAATCATAAGATCACACTAGCTGATATTAGTTCTGCTTGAATAGGTTTGTGGAGGTTAGAATTCAATTTACAACGCCAAATGTCCAATTCCTCTTATGCTATCAATTTATGTGGCATGCCAAAATGGCATTAAAAATGTTCTGATTTTCTCTACaaccataaaattaaatatttatatcgaatttatacataattaattaaaatatatataataaatatatgaatcaTGAAATTCATTTTCATATAAACTCAGAGATTTCTAGAGCCGTACTTTCTTTTCTTCCTATCATTCTATTGCTACCGACCAAAACATTTGAGAAATCAGTCATGGATTTCTGAGATTTTCGTATAGCTTGGAATtaagaattttgtaaaaattcaattgaattgtattttttttttaataatgtttttgtTTGAatagaaagaattcaattttttttattttaaaagaaaatgaaattttgcatgattttataaaaaattatttaaattcttttattataaataggtATAATAACTTGAATTGGCCATTGGAGGTAGGTTGGGGTGGTGGGTTTATGGACGTGGCTGGTGCAGCATGCCATTAGTTACTTGGCAGTAGAATCATCTCTTTTAGATATGCCTCTTCCGGATAACTGGGCACAACTCAAAATTCCACCTCAGGAAAAtcatcttttatttttgtgaatAGGCCTGTTTTCTAGATCCATCAGAAAGTTTCATATTTGGGTCCACCATACACTTCAGTAAAACTTTATAGATACGAAGTTTGGAAGCAAGATATTTGATTATCTTGGTAAAACTTGtgatatttcattatttttgttGCAGATATTGAAAAATACAACAGCAAGCAGGAGAGGAGGCAGCAGCAATGGCAATGGAGATGCTTGTTTATGAGTGAGGAATTTACAAGGGATAGTGAAAGAAGTGGATTTCATGgcaatttcattcatttttacCATGGTTTTCAAATTAAGTTAAGAAGAGTTGTATTTTGCCACAAGTTGTTGAGACGTCTAGCTCCGTGCTAGATGAAGAATAGTTGGAGTGGCCTAGAAATTGCATCAAAGGAGAAATCTTCCTCTTCTTTCTTTCAAATTATTGGCGTAGACCTCACAACCCCTACGGGTTGTTGAAACTTAAGAATCAATCCGGTGGTTAGCGATGATTTTCTTATACTCGAAATGAATTTGTTTAGTTTTAATGTATTAtaccttttatatttttaaaaaatattaataatttatttattaattaaccgctatgtattttttaatatctactgaaagataatttaaaaacataatttattttatttgaataaaaacgTGAAAACATATTGGgtaaataaatttgattagcgtaattatattaaatatattttagattatctaaaatgaaattaataatatatttttgtgaaaaaaaaagaataaagttTACTCCCCGTCCACAAAAAAATTTTTTCtagaataataaatttcatattgTTATCCCTAGttatattacttttttattaaattatttttaaaattaatacatttttattttcaaatatgtattaaataaaatatattaaaatgttaataaataaattacatctataaaagaaaattattatttgaaataaataaaaaagaaattaagttaATGCCCCCTCAGAGGGAGAGAGTAATAGAGaaaataaatcttttttttttttaatgaaattgatttcattacataaaaaaatagttaCTATTTAATGTTTTCTTAATACTGATAAAAGGTGGGGCCTTAAGGTGTGGAGGGTAGGAatgtaaattaaaggaaaaCCAAGCGCGTGCCTCACAAAAGTTGAGTCCACCGACAGCCACTGGAATAAGCGAAGTGAAGCTACCGACAATTACCGGTAACTCATTTCTCATAGGTACAGGGTGTAAACAGCGGGGAAAAATATTCAACCGCTGTCCCTGTCTAGACAAAAAATGATAAATGGCAAATATTGTACGTGGCATAATACGATTGGATATTTTGTGGGAAGCAGGAATATTTACTTCCCAGGAAACAATCTCGTAGTCACACGTCATCGAGCTCACATAACAGTACTGTGGGTTTGTTAAAACGGGAAAGCGACCTTCTACCTGTTCATGCGGCGCAAGACTGATGGCTCCTCCTGTCAGCTCTAGCTCAAATTGCTCGTCAGACTgcctttcaatttttaatttaatggataaaaaaaatgttacatttatataattttaaaaaattaattagtaaaagtCTGAATAATACCcttaatttttagattattaataatactgtttaaaaaaaataatttcaaattataattccCAATAAACCCTCAAATTTTCACTAAAAAGTACTTTgataagtttttaaaattatttaaattaagaattaaaaatttcaaataatatttaaaatagtatATAGAGATAAAAATCGtggattgattttttaaaaaaattctatgtacgtgaaatgttttatttaatcaattattttctattttgttcaATAGTATTTTGAATAATAATGTTAAATAAGTTTAAGATTTTGATAATGActattctaaaaaaataaaattaagaaaaaataaaaaaaaattaaaatctcatgctaaaataagaaaatagcaatataatttcttttaaaaaatagacaatataataataaggaaaattcaattattattattattattatttactagtattatttattattattatcgtgGCTGCAGTGGGGAAGCCGGCTGAGCCGAGGTGAGAGATAAGGAACCGGTTGAACCGGTAAATACAAACAAAGACAATAAAATAACGTGAAAGGAAGAAATAAAAGGACAAGCATTGATAGCTAAGAGTGATAGCTGGAAGCAGAAGGGGATGGCGTATTGAGTGGGCGAAGAAGAGTTCACAGACCATCGCTACCCTTTGTTTTCCATAGCCAAGGCTCCAGAGTAAACAGATTTCTATTGCATTTCCATCGAGATCTGATCTGCTTCTGTTTTGAGAATCCTGGACAATCCACACTGTCATGGAAGCAAATGCGGGCATGGTGGCTGGTTCCTACCGGAGGAACGAGTTGGTTCGGATTCGCCATGATTCGGATAGTGGGGTTTGTGCTCTTAGCTTACCTTTTggctttccattttttttttatttctttttaaataatctGTTTGACTGTAACTTTGCTTGCTATATTGTGTGTGGATCTGAGTGTTAACTCTGCGGGAGTGACTTTTTAGCTCAAATTCTGTGGTCTTTTTCATATACTTGGGAATTGGGTATTGGGTCTCTGTTATTTTTCGCAATTCAGCTCTGATCGATAACTGATTGATACGACAGTAACACCTAAGCCTTAGTCTTTTGGTTCGAGTATATATTTAATTGATTgctattgatttttatttaccGAGCATTTTTATGTTTAGATCTATTTGTTAACAGTGAAAGAGAAGTCTTCAGTTGGATGTTGAATTCTTTAGTTGGATCCGTGATCATATATTGTTCTGAATATTTGTGTTTGATATCCGTTTTAACAATTGTTTCTGAACTAGttattccttcttttttttggaACGCATTGTGATCATTTGATCTGAGAGTTGTGTGAGAGTGAGTGTGGACTCAAAGTTTTGGTCTTTATGCCTCGTTTGTCAGATTTTGGAATTCGAGTTggaatttaaaattatcttcTGATTATCTTCTCGTCGTTTTACTCTGAAAATTGAATGGTTTCTTCCGTCAGTAGTCTAGATGTCAGTACCATAGTTCTGATTTTGATTGCAGGACCTTTTTGAGGAAATATCTGTTTGGTTGACTTTATTTGTAAAACTAATAGGTCACCATGTTGTTAACCTGAGATTATGATAGTTCACTTCACTCAGTTCTGTCTGGTACTAGCCATCTGATATCTACTTTAACTGAACAAAGTTGTTGGTTCTGAGATTACGTTTCCCTTTCTCCCTCTTAGCTGGATTTGTTGGTATGTGCTGTATCTGTAGATAATATCTCCTTACTATATGAGGTTTTCCTTCTAAGATTAAGACCATACATTGCAAAGTGTCCAAGCTAGATTAGGCTCCAAGGGACAAGGAAGATGTTTTGGCGTTAATGTAGAGCCAATAGAACAAAGGGGAAGAAACAAAATTCTTAGAGGGTAGAGACTAGAGACTAGAGACATGAGAAACACATTCTCAATTTATTAgctcaaaacaattgtcaatcaTAGCAAAAATCTCTAAATATGTAGGAACTAATTAGGAATAAAAAATCACAAATTGcgcaaaattataaataaaacaaGACCCCATATATTTCTCAATGAAATAAGTAATCCTAAGATCCCTAGAATTTCTAACATCATTCTCCTATGGTGGACAAGAACTTGATTTTGGAGAGTTGAACTGCAAGTAGTAATCTAGGAGAGAGGCGATCCAAAGTTAGAAACTCCTCTTCGATAATCCAAGAAGCTTGGAATCAGGATGACCATACAACTTGACAAGAGATCCTCAAAAACCACCAGGAGAGGAAGTAACAAACTCATTATCTAGCATAGGGTCAACGGAATCTCTTTGTTGAGGAAGAGACGGTGATTTGGCAGATTTTGACCTACCAAAACACTAGAAGGAAAAGTTGAATAGCAGGAAAAACTCGTGTTGTGCTTCTTGTCCTTTTTTCTTCCTTGTGTGAGAAAAGCTTTGAAATGGTCCTATCtccttaaaataaattttccttCTGGAATTCTTGTTTCCTGACTTGTCTCACTTTTGTACTTGGAGAATTCTAGTTTCTTATGTTGTCTCACTTTTGTACTTGTTTATTTCTTTCTAGTGGGCTTTTGAATTCCAACCTTGTAATatattcattatttaaaattgCTTAATTTTCTCTGAGCAAAATTGGAATGTAATGGCGATTTTGTTCAAATGGCAAGTACAGCTGAATATTTGCTTTCGGAGTGCTAATTGTTGCATTGTTTGTGGACTATTGCAGCCAAAACCTCTCAAAAATTTGAATGGCCAAACCTGTCAGATCTGTGGTGACAATGTTGGACTGACTGCCAGTGGTGACACATTTGTTGCTTGCAATGAGTGTGCCTTCCCAGTTTGCCGTCCTTGTTACGAGTATGAGCGGAAAGATGGGACTCAGTCCTGTCCCCAATGCAAGACTAGGTACAAGAGGCACAAAGGTTAGGTTCTTTATGATTGTCTTTTAATATGCTGCTACGTGTTGCAGTTTTGGTCAAATATCAGATATTTCTGCCTGTATATTTTCAGGGAGTCCTCGGGTGGAGGGAGACGAGGATGAAGATGATGTTGATGATCTAGAGAATGAATTCAATTATGCCCAAGGCAATAGCAAGACTATACGCCAATGGCAGGGTGAAGATGTAGATCTTTCATCATCAGCCAGGCATGAATCACAACGGCCAATTCCCCTTCTGACAAATGGGCAGTCGGTAAGCAGATTGGTCCAATAACATGCATAATTGTGCATCATGAGCCCGCTTTGCAACTGATGTTTCTAGATTCACTCTGTTCGTATGACCTTCTGGTGTAAAAATAGATGAGTTTGTATCGGATCAAGTAGATTGTAAATTAATTATGGGCTTAGCTGCATGTCCCTTGAATTTTATTGACCCTTCTTTGTCCTGCATGTTCTTCTGACAGTCACTATTGTCTTGCTGATATGATCTTGTAACCAGTTTCTCACTTACAATTTAAACTGAACCTTGAATTGTCTATGTTCTGATTTAATAAGTTTATCTGCTTGTTACTTACATGGGAATTTTCCAGAGATGTTCTCCTGTTTGATATCTAGCTGGCAGGGGCTGAACAATTATTTTATCTGAGGCATGTTATGTAAGCTGTGATGCTTGGGTTTTGCAATAATCTGCTGACTGATATGCCTATTATCACCAGGTTTCAGGTGAAATTCCCTGTGCTACGCCTGACACACAATCTGTGCGAACTACATCTGGACCTTTGGGCCCACCTGAAAAGAATGTTAACTCATCTCCTTATATTGATCCAAGGCAACCAGGTAACCAAAGAAACAGAATTTGAATTCCTAATGTTTCTCGTGAAGTTTTCTAAATAACTATTGGGTTTTGAGCCATTGCAGTTCCTGTTAGAATCGTGGACCCTTCCAAGGACTTGAATACTTACGGCCTCGGTAATGTTGACTGGAAGGAGAGGGTTGAAGGTTGGAAACTCAAGCAGGAGAAAAATATGATGCAGATGACCAGTAGATACACTGAAGGAAAGGGAGACATGGAAGGCACTGGTTCAAATGGGGAAGAACTCCAAATGTGAGcatcttttcttaagatttaaTTTGGTTTCTTTAAAGTCATAGTGATAGTTGACTCATAAGAACACACTTCAGCCATTTTGTGTTATATGTACATTTTGACATGTTATCATTTTATGTTTGAGAAGCGTATTAATTTCTATGCCCTAATGCCCAAATGTTTGAGAAGGGTTGAATAATTTCTCCACtaagcaatttttttttgtttgtattCATATATTTCACAGGGCTGATGATGCTCGACAACCTTTGAGTCGTGTGGTGCCTATTTCTTCCTCTCACCTGACCCCATATCGTGTTGTTATCATTCTCCGGCTTATTATTTTGGGCTTTTTCTTGCAATATCGTGTAACTCATCCAGTGAAAGATGCATACCCATTGTGGCTAACATCAGTTATTTGTGAGATTTGGTTTGCCTTGTCTTGGCTTTTGGATCAGTTTCCAAAATGGTCTCCGATCAATCGTGAGACCTACCTTGACAGGCTTTCTTTGAGGTTTGTTAAATCCATCTTAATGATAATACTTTTTGAATGAAAGAAGAGTACAACTGGTGAAGAGGGAATAAATGGTGTTATTGCTTTAATTGGATTTAATGTGCTGCAGATATGATCGTGAAGGAGAACCATCACAATTAGCACCTGTTGATGTCTTTGTCAGTACAGTGGATCCCCTCAAAGAACCTCCTCTTGTTACAGCAAACACAGTCTTGTCCATACTTGCTGTTGATTATCCGGTCGACAAAGTATCTTGCTATGTTTCAGATGATGGTTCAGCAATGTTGACATTTGAAGCCCTTTCTGAAACTGCAGAATTTGCAAGGAAATGGGTGCCCTTTTGCAAGAAGCACAATATTGAGCCTAGGGCACCTGAGTTTTATTTTGCACAAAAGATTGATTATTTGAAGGATAAGATACAACCTTCTTTTGTGAAAGAGCGTCGAGCAATGAAGGTAAGTCATGAAGATAGATACTTTAGGTTTTATCTTATGTCTCTGAATTTGTTTGGCTGAAATGATTTCTAGCATATTGCACATGTTTTCAACATTATTCATAAAAATGAAGATAATTGTGCATTGCAGAGAGAATATGAAGAATTCAAGGTGCGGATTAATGCCCTTGTTGCCAAAGCACAGAAGATGCCAGAGGAAGGTTGGACAATGCAGGATGGTACTCCTTGGCCTGGAAATAATCCTAGGGATCATCCAGGAATGATTCAGGTATTATTATCCTTCCTACATGTATTGGTGTCCCGACTCTTTCTTCACATCTTACAAAAATGATTTACCTTTTTCCCAATGGGAAGAACAGGTTTTCTTAGGGCACAGTGGGGGCCTTGATACAGATGGAAATGAGCTACCTCGACTTGTTTATGTTTCTCGTGAGAAGAGGCCTGGCTTCCAACATCATAAGAAAGCTGGAGCAATGAATGCATTGGTTTGTCATCTTAATGCCTCTTATCTTCTCTCTTTGCAATTTGGTCTCTTGAGTATTTTCATAGATAATGGTGTTAGGGGTGCttatttatatatgtatgcTGATTAACAATGGTTCAGTAAATTTCCCTTCTTTACTTCAACAAGAGGAAAAACTGTTGCTTGTATGCACTGTGATTTAGTTTAAGATAATTGATCACTAGATTGGTCTCTGGTCAGTCCCATACCGAAATATTATTTCTGCAAAACCTGATTTTTCTTCTGATTTGGTTTATATTTGCAATATTGTAGATTCGAGTTTCAGCCGTCCTGACAAATGGTGCCTATCTTTTGAATGTCGATTGTGATCACTATTTCAATAACAGCAAAGCTCTGAAAGAAGCAATGTGTTTCATGATGGATCCTGCTTTTGGCAAGAAAACATGTTATGTACAATTCCCTCAGCGTTTTGATGGCATTGACTTGCATGATCGATATGCCAATCGCAATATTGTTTTCTTtgatgtatgtgaaagtccatTTATTATCATTCCGCAAAATATTTGTCTTTTTTATTG is a window from the Manihot esculenta cultivar AM560-2 chromosome 16, M.esculenta_v8, whole genome shotgun sequence genome containing:
- the LOC110603888 gene encoding transcription factor HY5; this translates as MQEQATSSIAASSLPSSSDRSSSSALQLEVKEGMESDEEIRRVPEISGEPAGASASGRDGGSVAGAERAQAPGEGQSQRKRGRSPADKENKRLKRLLRNRVSAQQARERKKAYLNELETRVKDLEKKNSELEERLSTLQNENQMLRQILKNTTASRRGGSSNGNGDACL
- the LOC110603887 gene encoding cellulose synthase A catalytic subunit 1 [UDP-forming], whose protein sequence is MEANAGMVAGSYRRNELVRIRHDSDSGPKPLKNLNGQTCQICGDNVGLTASGDTFVACNECAFPVCRPCYEYERKDGTQSCPQCKTRYKRHKGSPRVEGDEDEDDVDDLENEFNYAQGNSKTIRQWQGEDVDLSSSARHESQRPIPLLTNGQSVSGEIPCATPDTQSVRTTSGPLGPPEKNVNSSPYIDPRQPVPVRIVDPSKDLNTYGLGNVDWKERVEGWKLKQEKNMMQMTSRYTEGKGDMEGTGSNGEELQMADDARQPLSRVVPISSSHLTPYRVVIILRLIILGFFLQYRVTHPVKDAYPLWLTSVICEIWFALSWLLDQFPKWSPINRETYLDRLSLRYDREGEPSQLAPVDVFVSTVDPLKEPPLVTANTVLSILAVDYPVDKVSCYVSDDGSAMLTFEALSETAEFARKWVPFCKKHNIEPRAPEFYFAQKIDYLKDKIQPSFVKERRAMKREYEEFKVRINALVAKAQKMPEEGWTMQDGTPWPGNNPRDHPGMIQVFLGHSGGLDTDGNELPRLVYVSREKRPGFQHHKKAGAMNALIRVSAVLTNGAYLLNVDCDHYFNNSKALKEAMCFMMDPAFGKKTCYVQFPQRFDGIDLHDRYANRNIVFFDINLKGLDGIQGPVYVGTGCCFNRQALYGYDPVLTEEDLEPNIIVKSCCGSRKKGRSGSKKYTDKKRALKRTESTVPIFNMEEIEEGFEGYDDERSLLMSQKSLEKRFGQSPVFIAATFMEQGGIPPSTNPATLLKEAIHVISCGYEDKTEWGKEIGWIYGSVTEDILTGFKMHARGWISIYCMPPRPAFKGSAPINLSDRLNQVLRWALGSVEILLSRHCPIWYGYNGKLKLLERLAYINTIVYPITSIPLLAYCMLPAFCLLTGKFIIPEISNFASMWFILLFISIFATGILELRWSGVGIEDWWRNEQFWVIGGTSAHLFAVFQGLLKVLAGIDTNFTVTSKASDDDGEFAELYVFKWTSLLIPPTTVLIVNLVGIVAGVSYAINSGYQSWGPLFGKLFFAIWVIAHLYPFLKGLVGRQNRTPTIVIVWSILLASIFSLLWVRIDPFTTDSSKSASNGQCGINC